The following are encoded together in the Glycine max cultivar Williams 82 chromosome 8, Glycine_max_v4.0, whole genome shotgun sequence genome:
- the LOC100787131 gene encoding ruvB-like 2, translated as MAELKLSESRDLTRIERVGAHSHIRGLGLDSSLEPRAVSDGMVGQTAARKAAGVILQMIKDGKIAGRAVLLAGQPGTGKTAIAMGMAKSLGLETPFAMIAASEIFSLEMSKTEALTQAFRKAIGVRIKEETEVIEGEVVEVQIDRPAVAGAAAKTGKLTLKSTEMETVYDLGAKMIEALGKEKVSSGDVIAIDKASGKITKLGRSFSRSRDFDAMGPQVKFVQCPDGELQKRKEVVHCVTLHEIDVINSRTQGFLALFTGDTGEIRAEVREQIDTKVAEWREEGKAEIVPGVLFIDEVHMLDIECFSFLNRALENEMAPILVVATNRGITTIRGTNYKSPHGIPIDLLDRLLIISTQPYTEDEIRKILDIRCQEEDVDMSEGAKCLLTKIGVETSLRYAIHLITAAALACQKRKGKTVELDDINRVYNLFLDVKRSTQYLMEYQSQYMFNETGEADEDETNAMVS; from the exons ATGGCGGAGCTGAAACTCTCTGAGAGCCGCGATCTGACCCGCATAGAGCGCGTGGGCGCGCACTCCCACATCCGCGGCCTTGGCCTGGACTCCTCCCTGGAGCCGCGCGCCGTCTCGGACGGCATGGTTGGGCAAACCGCCGCCCGCAAGGCCGCCGGCGTGATCCTCCAGATGATAAAAGACGGCAAAATCGCCGGCCGTGCAGTCCTCCTGGCCGGCCAGCCCGGCACCGGCAAGACCGCCATCGCCATGGGCATGGCCAAGTCCCTCGGCCTCGAAACCCCCTTCGCCATGATCGCCGCCAGCGAAATCTTCTCCCTTGAGATGTCGAAAACCGAAGCCCTCACCCAGGCCTTCCGCAAGGCCATCGGCGTCCGCATCAAGGAAGAAACCGAGGTCATCGAGGGCGAAGTCGTCGAGGTTCAAATCGACCGTCCCGCGGTGGCTGGCGCCGCCGCGAAGACCGGGAAGCTGACGCTGAAGTCGACCGAGATGGAGACGGTTTACGACCTCGGCGCGAAGATGATTGAAGCGCTGGGGAAGGAGAAGGTGAGCAGCGGCGATGTTATTGCGATTGATAAGGCGTCCGGGAAGATTACGAAGCTCGGACGATCGTTTTCGCGGTCGAGGGACTTTGACGCTATGGGGCCGCAGGTGAAGTTCGTGCAGTGTCCCGATGGGGAGTTGCAGAAGAGGAAGGAGGTCGTGCATTGCGTTACGCTTCATGAGATTGATGTTATTAATAGCAG AACACAGGGATTTCTGGCTCTTTTCACAGGGGATACGGGTGAAATTCGTGCTGAGGTCAGAGAGCAAATTGACACCAAAGTGGCAGAGTggagagaagaaggaaaggcAGAGATTGTGCCTGGTGTTCTTTTCATTGATGAGGTGCACATGCTTGACATAGAGTGCTTTTCTTTCCTTAATCGGGCTCTGGAGAATGAGATGGCTCCCATATTAGTTGTTGCTACCAACAGAGGCATCACAACTATCAGGGGAACAAATTACAAATCCCCACATGGGATTCCCATTGATCTGCTTGACCGACTTCTCATCATCTCTACCCAACCTTACACAGAGGATGAAATTCGCAAGATTCTGGATATCAGATGCCAAGAGGAAGACGTAGACATGAGTGAAGGTGCAAAGTGTTTGTTAACCAAAATAGGTGTAGAAACATCTTTGAGATATGCTATTCATCTAATCACAGCAGCTGCATTGGCATGCCAAAAGCGAAAGGGGAAGACAGTGGAGTTGGATGATATAAATCGGGTTTACAATCTGTTTTTGGATGTCAAAAGATCAACACAGTACCTAATGGAGTACCAAAGTCAGTACATGTTCAATGAAACAGGagaagctgatgaagatgaaacCAATGCCATGGTCTCTTAG